Genomic segment of Rhodocaloribacter litoris:
GAAGCGACGCCTCCGTCTCGGTGCCGCGCCGCCGGAGCCGCTCGGCCAGCACCGCCAGCGAGGGCGGGCGGATGAAGATCACGAGGGCGTCGTCGCCGAAGAGCCGCTTTACGTTCATGGCCCCCTTTACCTCGACGTCGAGCAGCACCGGGCCGGTGCGGGCGGCCTCGCGCACCTCCCGCACGAGCGTCCCGTAGAAGCGCCCGGGATAAACCTCCTCGTACTCGATGAACGCGCCCTCGTCGATCAACCGGCGAAATTCCTCTTCCGAGACGAAGTGATAGTGTACCCCGTCGACCTCCCCGGGCCGCGGCGGTCGTGTGGTGGCCGAGACGGAGAAGTGCATTCCGGGAAAGGCATCGAGCACCCGCCGGGCGATGGTGGTCTTGCCCGACCCGCTGGGTGCCGTCAGGACGACGATCTTGTTTGTCGTGCGCACGTCACTCCGTGTTCTCGATCTGCTCCCGGATCTTCTCCAGCTCTTCCTTCATCCGGACGACCAGGTGGGCGATGGTGGCATCGTTGGCTTTCGACCCGATGGTGTTCACCTCCCGGTTCATTTCCTGCGCCAGGAAGTTCAGCTTCCGCCCGACGGGCTCGTCGCCGGCCAGGGACTCGCGGAAGAGGGCCAGGTGGGACCGCAGGCGGACGCACTCCTCGGTGACGTCGAGCTTGTCGGCCAGCAGGGCGATCTCGAATTCGAGGCGTTCGGCGTCGAGGCGGTCGTCGCCGAGCAGCTCTTCGAGGCGGTCGTGGAGGC
This window contains:
- the gmk gene encoding guanylate kinase, producing the protein MRTTNKIVVLTAPSGSGKTTIARRVLDAFPGMHFSVSATTRPPRPGEVDGVHYHFVSEEEFRRLIDEGAFIEYEEVYPGRFYGTLVREVREAARTGPVLLDVEVKGAMNVKRLFGDDALVIFIRPPSLAVLAERLRRRGTETEASLRTRLERAAQELEYADRFDAVVVNDELDRATEETLRLVRSFLER